In Mycoplasmopsis phocirhinis, the DNA window TTTTTTTAAAAAGTAGCGAATGTGTTGGTTAAAAAGATCAAGATGATTATTTAAATAAGTAGCTAAATCAATCATTTGTTGCACATCATTACTTTCTGAGCCAAAAACAATTTTATCTACTCCTACTTGATTTAAACGCATAATTGCGTTATAGGCAAAAATATGAGCAGCTTGCACACTTTGCTCAAAACTTAATTTAATCACTTTACTAACCCCGTATTTTTTTGCGATTTGTTTGCGTTTAAAAAAACTAGTAATTGTGTATTCACCACGTTGAGAAAATTTATCACTCATGACAACTACAATTTTTTCGTTGGGAAAATTTTGCTTAATTCAATTTATTTGACGAATATGCCCGTTATGGAATGGATTATATTCTGCTACTATTCCTACCATTTTTCTCCTAATTTTATTTATTATATTGCAAAATTAATTTATAATATTTAAGAATTTGCCCAAGTGGTGGAATGGTAGACACCGTAGACTCAAAATCTACTGCAGCGATGCGTGCAGGTTCAAGTCCTGTCTTGGGTACCAAATGTCTAAACACCAAAAACAGCATTGCTGTTTTTTTATTTTATGGAATAATTTTAAGCAAATAGTTTTTTAATTAAGGAGGTCAAATGAATAGCAAAATAAACAAAGAACAATTAAGTAAAATTATTTGAGATTCAGCTAATAATGCTAGAGGCAATATTTCACAAGAACAAAATAAAAACTTTTTATTAAGTTTGCTTTTTTACAAGTTTTTATCACAAAAACAGTACAATTTTTTGATAAATCAATTAAAAGAATATGTTGAAAATCGCCAGCCTAATTTAGACGATATTAACGCTTTAAATGATGAAAATTTTGATGAGGATGGCAAAAACAAAACATTCAATTTATATTCAGAAGGTTACCAGGATATTATTGAAGCATCTAAAATTGAATTAGGTTATTTCATTAAACCGCGTTATTTATTTGAAAATTGGGCAAATAATAATACTAAACTTGAAATCAAAGAAATTTCCGATGCTGTGCAATATTTTTATAAAAATTTATCTGAACAAGATGAAATCAGATCTTTATTTGAAGGTGTATTTGATGCTTATTCAAATGATATATATAAATTAGGAGATCCAGCTAACGCAACTAAATATTTAAATAATATTTTAGAAAAGATTAAATTAATTTCAGTTGAGCAACAAGATTTTGACGTATTAGGTTATATTTATCAATATGTAATTAAACAATTCGCTGGTCAATTAGGAAAAAAAGGGGGAGAATTTTTTACTCCTAGCGAAGTGTCACAATTAATGTCTGAAATTGTAGCCCGTCATCTACAAAATCGTCAAAATATTTCTATATATGACCCTACCTCTGGTTCAGGTTCATTATTAATTAAACTTGGTGATATGTTTGCTAAATATTCTAAAACTAAACATAAAGTAACTTATTATGCTCAAGAATATAATTCAGAAACTTATACATTATCAAAAATGAATTTAATTATGCATGACATTAACCCTATTGATATTCATGTGCGCAACGCTGATACACTTAAAAAAGATTGACCTTTTTTTACTAAAAATAACGATGAATCATCATACCAGTTAAAAATGGTAGACGGTGTTGTTGCTAATCCTCCTTATTCATTAAATTGAGAACCAGATGACGCAATAGGAGATCCACGGTTTAGTGAATACGGTTTAGCACCTAAATCTAAAGCTGATTATGCTTTTGTGTTGCACAGTTTATACCATTTAGAGCGTGACGGTATAATGGCTGTTGTTTTACCTCATGGAGTTTTATTTAGGGGGGGGGAGTGAAGCTAAAATTCGCCAAAAACTAATAGAAAATGGCTATATCGACA includes these proteins:
- a CDS encoding class I SAM-dependent DNA methyltransferase; the encoded protein is MNSKINKEQLSKIIWDSANNARGNISQEQNKNFLLSLLFYKFLSQKQYNFLINQLKEYVENRQPNLDDINALNDENFDEDGKNKTFNLYSEGYQDIIEASKIELGYFIKPRYLFENWANNNTKLEIKEISDAVQYFYKNLSEQDEIRSLFEGVFDAYSNDIYKLGDPANATKYLNNILEKIKLISVEQQDFDVLGYIYQYVIKQFAGQLGKKGGEFFTPSEVSQLMSEIVARHLQNRQNISIYDPTSGSGSLLIKLGDMFAKYSKTKHKVTYYAQEYNSETYTLSKMNLIMHDINPIDIHVRNADTLKKDWPFFTKNNDESSYQLKMVDGVVANPPYSLNWEPDDAIGDPRFSEYGLAPKSKADYAFVLHSLYHLERDGIMAVVLPHGVLFRGGEWS